AAAAGTGAACTTTTACCAACATTTGGTTGTCCAATTAAAGCAATTTTTTTTAGTTGTTTTTCCATTTAAACTATATCCTAATATTTAAAATTAAAAAAGGCATTAGCAAAAAGCTAATACCTTAATAGCGAAGATTTACTTAGTCTATTAATATAGACCAAATTTACCTTCAACTTTTGTTTTATAAAGTACTCTTAAATTATCATCTTTGTCGTAAAATACTTTAAATAAATCTTCACCAGCTTTTAAAGTTTCCAATGCTTCTTCAATATCAATTGGTTTATATGAAGCCAATTTAACTGGAATTATTTCATTTTCAAACTTTTCAAGCTCAATAGCAATTTGATCTTCAACAGCAGCAGCCTCAACTTCTGTTAATTTAGTTGCTTTATGAGTAGTGATTTTGTCATGGTGTCTTCTTAATACTTTATTAACTCTATCTACTGCAATATCAACTGCAGAGTATAAGTCTTTATCTTTTTGTTTTACAACAATCGTATCAAGATGAGCAACATTTATCGTAAACTCAAATGTAAATGCTTTTTTCCCGTTCTTCTCATCTTGTGCAATTATTGAGTTAACTGATATTATATCTAAATTATATTTTTTAAAAATCTCTACTGAACTATTAATATAATCTTTGATTGGTTCTGTTAATTCTATGTGTCTTCCTACAATACTTGTATTCATAACATACTCCTTTATATATATTTTATTAATTTTAACATAAACAAAATAAAAGTCTGTTGTTATTTTTGTTATTTATTCAACTAAGTAGTATTAAATAAGAATTTCTCTATTGCCTTTTGCATTTGGTTCTGATAATACACCAGATTTTTCCAATTGTTCAACTATTGTTGCAGCTCGATTGTAACCAATTCTTAATTTTCTTTGTATATAAGATATAGAAGTTTTTTTATCTGTTAAAACTACTTGCTTTGCATCTTCATATAATTCATCAAGTTCACCAAGTTCAATTCCACTTGAGTCAGAGATATTAGAAGAGTTTCTATCTTTTACAAAATTCATATCATATTCAACTTCTTTTTGCTCTTTTAAAAATTCAACAACTTTTTCTATTTCTGTTTCCATAGACCAAGGAGCATGTATTCTTACTAGTCCTGACATACCAGGAGGAG
The window above is part of the Malaciobacter marinus genome. Proteins encoded here:
- the hpf gene encoding ribosome hibernation-promoting factor, HPF/YfiA family — its product is MNTSIVGRHIELTEPIKDYINSSVEIFKKYNLDIISVNSIIAQDEKNGKKAFTFEFTINVAHLDTIVVKQKDKDLYSAVDIAVDRVNKVLRRHHDKITTHKATKLTEVEAAAVEDQIAIELEKFENEIIPVKLASYKPIDIEEALETLKAGEDLFKVFYDKDDNLRVLYKTKVEGKFGLY